A single region of the Fenollaria sporofastidiosus genome encodes:
- a CDS encoding PhnE/PtxC family ABC transporter permease: MTELKTYLSKKRRKNILAALAFLTLLIASGLGSQVSLSSFLRGLPDMFDLVRRMFTLDFQYIISVMDLVFETFLMAFASSALGVFMACLITFFLPYNTSPSELVSKVLSAVFSVFRTLPSLIWAALLVSFFSAGRFSGLLALSIISFFMSTKLIKEYIEAMNRNDFDFYRSLGIAKGKIYYKIILTKMRKFIVSTFLLCLESNIRSASILGLVGAGGIGQRLWLELNHMNYDRVSSIIFMLLILIFVIDLVSQKLREIEIKVPIKINDLSSYRRSKRLKTLFFILFMLALFLVLRLTINITYERFVLGLKQGGVIISKILTPDLAYLSRAVPAALESVAIAVFASLMGAIISFIFTAFTAANIAPSKKVSVLFKLIINVIRTFPAIITAIIFFRGLGPGPFAGALALTVYTSGMLSKLYFEYIEDIAADSIMSMKALGLSPFTMYAKLIYPKTYRSFLGFVLYRLESNIRNSSVLGLIGAGGIGTLLSMNIAWRNWNRVGSLLLVSSVMIIFFDYLSSTIRKKLL; encoded by the coding sequence ATGACAGAGTTAAAGACTTATTTATCTAAGAAAAGAAGGAAGAATATACTAGCAGCACTTGCATTTTTAACGCTGCTAATAGCTTCAGGCTTAGGATCACAAGTGTCCTTAAGCTCTTTTTTGCGTGGACTGCCAGATATGTTCGACTTAGTAAGAAGGATGTTTACACTCGACTTTCAATACATCATCTCGGTTATGGATCTAGTCTTCGAAACCTTCCTTATGGCTTTTGCATCATCAGCCTTGGGAGTCTTCATGGCTTGTCTTATAACATTCTTCCTGCCATACAATACGAGTCCCTCAGAGCTAGTATCCAAAGTATTAAGCGCAGTCTTTTCTGTATTTAGAACTCTGCCATCACTTATATGGGCGGCTCTACTTGTGAGCTTCTTCTCGGCTGGCCGCTTCTCAGGCTTATTAGCACTTAGCATAATTTCATTTTTTATGTCTACTAAACTTATCAAAGAATACATAGAGGCCATGAATAGGAATGACTTCGACTTCTACAGGTCGCTTGGCATAGCTAAAGGCAAAATTTATTACAAGATAATATTAACTAAGATGAGAAAGTTTATAGTCTCGACATTTTTACTATGCTTAGAGAGTAATATCAGAAGCGCGTCTATACTTGGTCTTGTTGGCGCAGGTGGTATTGGCCAAAGACTGTGGCTCGAGTTAAACCATATGAACTACGACAGAGTCTCGTCAATCATCTTTATGCTATTGATATTAATCTTCGTTATAGACCTTGTGAGTCAAAAGCTAAGAGAGATAGAGATCAAGGTGCCGATAAAGATAAATGATCTTAGCTCATACAGAAGAAGCAAGAGATTAAAGACGCTTTTCTTTATACTCTTCATGCTTGCTTTATTTCTTGTGCTAAGACTTACTATCAATATCACATACGAGCGCTTTGTACTTGGCCTTAAGCAAGGAGGCGTAATTATATCAAAGATACTTACACCTGACCTTGCCTATCTATCAAGAGCCGTGCCAGCAGCACTTGAGTCAGTAGCCATCGCTGTCTTTGCTTCGCTTATGGGGGCAATTATATCATTTATATTCACAGCATTTACAGCAGCGAACATCGCCCCTTCGAAGAAGGTCTCAGTCTTATTCAAGCTCATCATCAATGTAATCAGAACCTTCCCAGCCATCATCACAGCGATCATCTTCTTCAGAGGACTAGGACCAGGACCCTTTGCAGGTGCACTAGCGCTTACAGTATACACATCAGGCATGCTTAGTAAGCTCTACTTTGAATACATCGAGGACATAGCAGCTGATTCCATCATGTCTATGAAGGCACTTGGACTAAGCCCATTTACCATGTATGCAAAGCTCATATATCCAAAGACATACCGAAGCTTCTTAGGCTTCGTACTATATAGACTCGAGTCCAACATTAGAAACTCATCTGTACTCGGCCTTATCGGTGCAGGAGGTATTGGTACACTGCTTTCTATGAACATAGCGTGGCGAAACTGGAACAGAGTTGGCTCACTACTACTAGTGAGCTCGGTGATGATAATATTTTTTGATTACTTATCATCAACAATTAGAAAAAAATTATTATAA
- a CDS encoding FTR1 family iron permease, whose protein sequence is MKKLSIILVTALVFLMSITNVFAGNVDKIYKDWEDVSKDMEVVLRDALKIYEAGGPDAGKEGYDKINEAYFRYYEKLGFEKIVMTTISGKRGSTVENQFYLARKSMRQNEDIDVVKDEVEVLIRYLHEDAKTLDGMRGKTSSGWGVFFSVLGLTLREGLEAILIVAALIAYLVKTNNLKYVKGVYVGAILGIVASIILAIIFNIISAKFGEDSSGVSQEIFEGCGMFLAVIVLFYVSNWMLSKSEVEVWNHYIQSKVESSITKGSAMALVFSSFLAVAREGAELIIFFQGMRENISNNPAYMWGGLACAIVVLAIVYVLITKMSVKLPLKPFFTVTSILMFVLCISFMGKGVAELQEADIIGRTIIPWMNGFTIDILGIYDRVETLLPQVILIVITIVTVIVQIKRNKIKRAELEKDYANKN, encoded by the coding sequence ATGAAAAAACTAAGCATAATATTGGTGACAGCACTAGTTTTTTTGATGTCCATAACTAATGTTTTTGCAGGTAATGTAGATAAAATATACAAAGACTGGGAAGATGTAAGTAAGGACATGGAAGTGGTTTTAAGAGATGCTCTTAAAATTTATGAAGCAGGCGGTCCAGATGCAGGCAAGGAAGGCTATGACAAAATTAACGAAGCTTATTTTAGATATTATGAAAAATTAGGCTTTGAAAAAATTGTTATGACAACAATTTCTGGAAAGCGTGGATCAACCGTTGAAAACCAATTTTATTTGGCGAGAAAATCTATGCGTCAAAATGAAGATATCGATGTTGTTAAAGATGAAGTTGAAGTACTAATTAGATATCTACACGAAGATGCAAAGACACTTGACGGTATGAGAGGTAAAACCAGTTCTGGCTGGGGCGTTTTCTTTAGCGTTTTAGGACTTACTTTAAGAGAAGGTCTTGAAGCCATCCTAATCGTTGCAGCCCTTATTGCTTATCTTGTAAAGACAAACAATTTAAAATACGTAAAAGGCGTCTATGTCGGCGCAATTTTAGGTATTGTTGCTTCAATAATTCTTGCGATTATTTTCAATATAATTTCTGCAAAATTTGGCGAAGACAGCAGTGGTGTTAGCCAAGAGATTTTTGAAGGATGCGGAATGTTTTTGGCTGTTATTGTTTTATTCTATGTATCAAACTGGATGCTATCAAAATCTGAAGTGGAAGTTTGGAATCATTACATCCAATCAAAAGTTGAAAGTTCAATTACAAAGGGAAGTGCTATGGCTTTAGTATTCAGCTCTTTCTTGGCAGTTGCCCGTGAAGGCGCAGAATTGATTATTTTCTTCCAAGGTATGAGAGAAAATATTTCAAACAATCCTGCATATATGTGGGGCGGCCTTGCATGTGCAATCGTAGTACTTGCAATTGTGTATGTATTGATCACTAAGATGAGTGTAAAGCTTCCATTAAAGCCATTCTTCACAGTTACATCAATCTTGATGTTTGTACTTTGTATCTCATTCATGGGAAAAGGAGTCGCCGAACTTCAAGAAGCTGATATTATCGGCAGGACAATAATTCCATGGATGAATGGATTTACGATTGACATCTTAGGAATTTATGATAGGGTAGAAACCCTATTGCCACAAGTTATCTTAATAGTAATAACTATTGTAACAGTTATCGTTCAAATTAAACGTAACAAAATTAAAAGAGCAGAACTTGAAAAAGATTATGCAAATAAGAACTAA
- a CDS encoding iron transporter: protein MSSKVKKLLALALAVMTIAAYGCNKAPKPAEENTAKVEDKKDEDTKTEDTKTEDTKDEDKKDVAAPGEDAGFDEFPIGDEQESGPLAVAGVYFQPVDMEPAGNSLSKEEADCHIEADISATEEGTTLGYGAGDFVPWLNVKAYIQKKGSDKVQEIAFMPMNASDGPHYGANIKFEEGLGTYDVKFEISAPGNDYLLHVDKETGVTGRFWTEPIVIEWPEFEWTGPKW from the coding sequence ATGAGTTCAAAAGTAAAAAAATTATTAGCATTAGCGCTTGCAGTTATGACAATTGCAGCATACGGATGCAACAAAGCACCAAAACCAGCTGAAGAAAATACAGCTAAAGTTGAAGACAAAAAAGATGAAGACACAAAAACTGAAGACACAAAAACTGAAGACACAAAAGATGAAGACAAAAAAGACGTTGCAGCTCCTGGTGAAGACGCAGGATTCGACGAATTCCCAATTGGTGACGAACAAGAATCAGGCCCTCTAGCAGTTGCTGGTGTTTATTTCCAACCAGTAGATATGGAACCAGCAGGTAACTCATTATCAAAAGAAGAAGCTGACTGCCATATCGAAGCTGACATTTCAGCAACAGAAGAAGGCACAACTCTTGGATACGGCGCAGGCGACTTTGTTCCTTGGCTAAATGTTAAAGCTTATATCCAAAAGAAGGGTTCAGACAAGGTTCAAGAAATTGCTTTCATGCCAATGAACGCATCAGACGGTCCACACTATGGTGCAAATATAAAATTTGAAGAAGGTCTTGGAACATACGACGTTAAGTTTGAAATTTCTGCTCCAGGAAACGACTACCTTCTACATGTTGATAAAGAAACAGGTGTAACAGGAAGATTCTGGACAGAGCCAATCGTTATTGAATGGCCAGAATTTGAATGGACAGGTCCAAAGTGGTAA